The following are from one region of the Pseudohongiella spirulinae genome:
- a CDS encoding bifunctional diguanylate cyclase/phosphodiesterase encodes MPVSQQFNALHQLIEDGEIHVLFQPVISGVEKKVVGYEALSRGPSDSPLHSPLTLFAAARHVGLLSELEILCRRKAMEKFVELGLDGLLFINVSPETLLEQHHNSGLTLKMLKDIGLAPSRVVIELTEHAPIDDVGLLSAALIHYRQMGFAIAIDDLGAGYSSLRLWTELKPDYVKIDRHFISNIHKDSVKREFVASLISMSKASRSHIVAEGVELAEEFNTLMHMGADWMQGFWFERPSNQPQLSNCDLTQQLEAVERAGILETGLHNLVIDVDSVHHDDRVEVVLQRFQRQPSLNSLAVVNNEQRPVGVVHCHSLSQLMLKPYAKELHGRKPISQMLEADSLMVDVQQSLQRVSRLLTSRARQRLEEDFVITENGRYLGLGRVIDVLKQITELQIRQAQSANPLTLLPGNVSIQECIERILRAGLSARLCYVDLDAFKPFNDVYGYGKGDEVLLGLAQILREICDQDCDFVGHIGGDDFMLVLRSDKWQSQLNELNDRFQRLCQALYRSEHLRAGGFQAPDRDGNWRHHDLLSLSVGVLHLPAGKRPGITAQYLAERASVNKHLAKKQPGFSVVTAELIEEDSVAL; translated from the coding sequence ATGCCAGTTTCCCAGCAATTCAATGCCCTGCACCAGCTCATCGAAGATGGCGAAATTCATGTGCTGTTTCAGCCCGTTATTTCCGGTGTTGAAAAGAAGGTCGTCGGGTACGAAGCGTTGAGCCGTGGCCCCTCCGACAGCCCACTACACTCACCATTGACATTGTTTGCTGCGGCTCGACATGTTGGTTTGCTCAGTGAGCTCGAAATTCTTTGCCGACGCAAAGCAATGGAAAAGTTTGTCGAGCTGGGACTGGATGGTCTGCTATTTATAAATGTGTCGCCGGAGACACTGCTGGAACAGCACCACAACTCCGGCCTCACGCTGAAAATGCTCAAAGATATTGGGCTTGCACCATCGCGAGTAGTCATCGAATTGACTGAACATGCACCCATTGATGATGTCGGCCTGCTGAGTGCAGCGCTTATTCATTACCGACAAATGGGTTTCGCCATTGCGATTGATGACCTTGGGGCTGGCTATTCTAGCTTGCGTCTTTGGACTGAGTTGAAACCTGACTATGTCAAAATCGACCGACATTTCATCAGCAATATTCACAAAGATTCGGTGAAGCGTGAATTTGTTGCTTCACTTATTTCCATGTCTAAGGCATCGCGGTCGCATATTGTGGCAGAGGGGGTTGAGCTTGCTGAAGAGTTCAACACGTTGATGCATATGGGCGCAGACTGGATGCAGGGGTTCTGGTTCGAGAGACCCAGCAATCAGCCCCAACTGAGCAATTGTGATCTGACCCAGCAATTGGAAGCGGTTGAGCGAGCCGGCATTCTGGAAACTGGTCTGCACAATCTGGTGATCGATGTAGACAGCGTACACCATGACGACAGAGTAGAGGTGGTATTGCAGCGCTTTCAGCGTCAGCCCAGTCTGAACAGTCTGGCTGTCGTAAATAACGAACAACGGCCTGTGGGTGTGGTTCACTGTCACTCATTAAGTCAGCTCATGTTGAAACCCTATGCCAAAGAGCTGCACGGTCGAAAACCGATCTCCCAAATGCTGGAGGCCGATTCGTTGATGGTCGACGTACAGCAAAGTCTGCAGAGAGTCAGCCGTCTGTTAACCAGCCGGGCACGTCAGCGTCTGGAAGAGGACTTTGTGATTACAGAGAACGGTCGCTATCTGGGACTCGGTCGTGTCATTGATGTCCTGAAGCAGATTACTGAGTTGCAGATCAGGCAGGCTCAATCAGCAAACCCTTTGACTTTGTTACCTGGCAATGTATCTATTCAGGAGTGCATAGAGCGTATTCTGAGGGCAGGACTGAGTGCCCGGTTGTGCTACGTTGACCTGGATGCATTCAAACCCTTCAACGATGTCTACGGCTACGGCAAAGGCGATGAGGTATTGTTGGGGTTGGCGCAAATACTACGTGAGATTTGTGACCAGGATTGTGACTTTGTGGGTCATATTGGTGGTGATGATTTTATGCTGGTACTGCGGTCCGACAAATGGCAGAGCCAGTTGAACGAACTGAATGATCGCTTTCAACGTCTGTGTCAGGCCCTGTATCGATCGGAGCATTTGCGTGCAGGTGGTTTTCAGGCACCGGATCGTGACGGCAACTGGCGCCATCACGATCTGCTCAGCCTTTCAGTAGGTGTATTGCATCTGCCTGCCGGCAAACGCCCGGGAATCACTGCCCAGTATCTGGCAGAGCGGGCGTCTGTCAACAAACATCTGGCCAAAAAACAGCCGGGTTTCAGTGTCGTTACGGCTGAATTGATCGAGGAAGATTCGGTAGCGCTTTGA
- a CDS encoding MFS transporter: MNREQKLKRNINVVYGLAFFHMFMLIVPVMVPFFQSKGLSLAEIFYLQALYAAGVVLLEAPSGYLADVLGRRIVLLIGASAHGVGYLWLNFAEDFTGLLIFEMLMAVAVSMVSGADLALLYDSERALAREDSEHTYSVAHLGFMKSLAEGTGALMGGALAMISFDLMVLVQSLTAWVCLWMALMVTEPPGEHSDEPKPRSVSLQEIWNHLIKGDRILKLVFIALPVYNLATIHVAWLIQPYWDDMGLSLALFGALWFAQSLTVALASKCGYLLEKSAGAVRALIVVGVLPAVGIWGMAMLNGWTGVMVGFVLFFCRGLYQVILVNALNRRIPDRFRATINSMSSLIFRFGFILTGPLIGFIADKHGLQAAFSALGIMSVISFVLIMLPLIMAVRKIAVKALPNLPRSIQP; the protein is encoded by the coding sequence ATGAACAGGGAACAGAAACTCAAACGTAATATCAACGTGGTCTATGGACTTGCCTTCTTTCACATGTTTATGTTGATCGTGCCGGTCATGGTGCCATTTTTTCAGAGCAAGGGCCTGAGTCTGGCGGAGATTTTTTATCTGCAGGCACTCTATGCGGCAGGCGTTGTTTTGTTGGAGGCGCCATCAGGTTATCTGGCCGATGTGCTTGGACGGCGTATCGTTTTACTGATCGGTGCAAGCGCACATGGCGTGGGCTATCTGTGGTTGAACTTTGCCGAGGACTTTACTGGGCTGCTGATCTTCGAGATGTTGATGGCTGTCGCGGTCAGCATGGTATCAGGGGCTGACCTGGCACTGTTGTATGACAGTGAGCGCGCGCTGGCCAGGGAAGACAGCGAACACACATACAGTGTCGCGCATCTGGGGTTCATGAAGTCGCTGGCAGAAGGCACAGGTGCCCTGATGGGAGGGGCGCTGGCGATGATCTCGTTTGATCTGATGGTGCTGGTTCAGTCACTCACCGCATGGGTCTGTCTATGGATGGCGCTTATGGTGACCGAACCACCCGGCGAGCACTCAGACGAGCCGAAACCGCGCAGCGTCAGCCTGCAAGAGATATGGAATCATCTCATTAAAGGCGACCGGATACTGAAGCTGGTTTTTATTGCCCTTCCAGTCTATAACCTGGCAACCATACATGTTGCCTGGCTGATCCAGCCATACTGGGACGACATGGGTCTCTCGCTGGCCTTGTTTGGAGCCTTATGGTTCGCCCAAAGCCTGACTGTGGCCTTAGCCAGCAAGTGCGGCTATCTGCTGGAAAAATCTGCAGGTGCCGTCAGGGCTTTGATCGTGGTGGGTGTCTTGCCCGCCGTTGGCATTTGGGGCATGGCGATGCTCAATGGCTGGACTGGCGTGATGGTTGGTTTTGTATTGTTTTTCTGCCGCGGACTGTATCAGGTCATTCTGGTTAATGCACTTAACAGACGCATACCGGATCGATTCAGGGCGACTATTAATTCAATGAGCAGTCTGATTTTCAGGTTCGGTTTTATTCTGACCGGGCCGCTGATCGGCTTCATCGCCGACAAACACGGCCTGCAGGCAGCATTTAGCGCACTGGGCATCATGTCAGTAATAAGCTTTGTGTTGATTATGTTGCCTTTGATAATGGCTGTCAGGAAGATTGCTGTCAAAGCGCTACCGAATCTTCCTCGATCAATTCAGCCGTAA
- a CDS encoding recombination-associated protein RdgC, with protein sequence MWFKNISAYVLAEGFDLDVERLQQALTDHRFRPCARSEQSRVGWVNPVESRNTDSDQFVHQLGTYAMVCLRKEEKLLPSAVVSDLVEEQVREIEARDARKVYRKEKLQLKDEAIATLLPRAFSRHRVIHAYLSLKDRMLIVNSSSASQAEELISALRDALGSFPVRRLNVQHSPMALMTQWLKDGQCSHGFRMDQDCELVNPMEDGNVIRCKSQDLSADEVTAHLDAGKQVRKLGVVWNDAVSCVLTAELLISRVRFEDMILEKAREQEAELAAEQFDQDFAVMSLVISDLLAAVLEAFDGLADV encoded by the coding sequence ATGTGGTTTAAAAATATTAGTGCCTATGTGTTGGCAGAAGGTTTTGATCTGGATGTCGAACGTTTGCAGCAGGCCCTGACGGATCATCGGTTTCGCCCTTGTGCCCGCTCGGAACAAAGTCGCGTTGGTTGGGTAAATCCGGTAGAGAGCCGGAATACTGACTCGGATCAATTTGTCCACCAGTTGGGCACTTACGCCATGGTCTGCCTGCGAAAAGAAGAAAAACTGCTGCCTTCGGCTGTGGTTAGTGATTTAGTCGAAGAGCAGGTGCGCGAGATTGAAGCGCGTGATGCGCGCAAGGTTTATCGTAAAGAAAAACTGCAACTGAAAGATGAGGCGATTGCCACCTTGTTGCCACGCGCATTCAGTCGTCATCGCGTTATTCACGCCTACCTGTCGCTGAAAGACCGCATGCTGATTGTGAATTCCTCCAGTGCTTCGCAGGCTGAAGAATTGATCAGCGCGTTGCGTGATGCCCTGGGTTCCTTTCCGGTGCGTCGATTAAATGTACAACATTCACCCATGGCACTGATGACGCAGTGGCTTAAAGACGGTCAATGCAGTCACGGTTTTCGCATGGATCAGGACTGCGAGCTGGTGAATCCAATGGAAGATGGCAACGTGATTCGCTGCAAGTCGCAGGACTTGAGTGCCGATGAAGTCACGGCGCACCTGGATGCTGGCAAGCAGGTAAGAAAGCTGGGTGTGGTCTGGAATGATGCAGTGTCCTGCGTGCTGACAGCCGAGTTGTTAATCAGCCGGGTACGATTCGAAGATATGATCCTGGAAAAAGCTCGTGAGCAGGAGGCAGAATTGGCCGCCGAGCAGTTCGATCAGGATTTTGCCGTGATGAGCCTGGTCATCTCGGATCTGCTTGCTGCGGTGCTGGAAGCCTTTGATGGTCTTGCCGACGTCTGA
- a CDS encoding efflux RND transporter periplasmic adaptor subunit — protein MAQNQFVKSWLRRLLPVAIVAAAVGLTVMLVSMRPEPESVVQQERVVPVQVVPVSREDVRLVIRSQGTVMPRTETLLVAEVSGVVRSVSDKLIAGGFVREGEVLLTLDDADYQVAVDQAQANLMSARAQLTQEQAQSEQAAREWDMSGRSRDSAPVLALRTPFLREAEARVLFAESELQRAQRQLERTRVRAPYDALVREKIADIGQFLGAGAQVARIFATDYAEVRLPLSTQDLNWLQLPAPGQPFVAPMPQVTLHAGIGDKDHKWPAALVRTEGVVDSSSRMIYVVVRIDDPYQQLRSDTRRQALMAGTFVSADLPGTVLSGVFKIPHSAMHNTDAVLAMDADQRLRLRTVTVIHTDAQWVYARDGLQEGDRLIVSPVQVPIDGMRVSPEAAQ, from the coding sequence ATGGCGCAAAATCAGTTTGTTAAGAGCTGGCTACGCCGCTTGCTGCCCGTCGCTATAGTTGCCGCGGCGGTCGGCCTGACTGTGATGCTGGTCTCAATGCGGCCGGAGCCGGAAAGCGTGGTTCAGCAGGAGCGAGTCGTGCCGGTTCAGGTGGTGCCAGTTTCTCGAGAGGATGTCAGGCTCGTCATTCGCTCGCAAGGTACTGTTATGCCACGGACTGAAACCCTGCTGGTGGCAGAGGTTTCCGGTGTGGTGCGCTCGGTATCCGACAAACTGATAGCGGGTGGGTTTGTACGCGAAGGCGAGGTTTTGCTGACGCTTGATGATGCGGATTATCAGGTGGCGGTGGACCAGGCTCAGGCCAACCTGATGTCAGCCCGGGCTCAGTTGACGCAGGAGCAGGCGCAATCCGAGCAGGCGGCCCGGGAGTGGGACATGTCTGGCCGTTCACGTGACAGTGCGCCGGTACTGGCGCTACGCACACCGTTTCTGCGCGAAGCGGAGGCTCGTGTTCTGTTTGCTGAATCAGAACTGCAGCGGGCACAGCGACAACTTGAGCGGACACGTGTGCGTGCGCCATACGACGCGCTGGTGCGTGAAAAAATTGCTGATATTGGGCAGTTTCTTGGTGCAGGGGCGCAGGTCGCCAGGATATTTGCTACCGATTACGCTGAAGTGCGTCTGCCACTCAGCACACAGGATCTGAACTGGTTGCAATTGCCAGCGCCGGGACAACCGTTTGTTGCACCGATGCCTCAGGTCACTTTGCATGCCGGTATTGGCGATAAGGATCACAAATGGCCAGCGGCACTGGTCAGAACGGAAGGTGTTGTCGATAGTAGCAGTCGCATGATCTATGTGGTGGTTCGTATAGATGATCCTTATCAGCAATTGCGTTCTGATACCCGGCGTCAGGCACTGATGGCCGGTACTTTTGTGAGCGCAGATTTGCCTGGTACGGTGCTCAGCGGTGTCTTCAAGATTCCGCATAGTGCCATGCACAATACAGATGCCGTGCTGGCCATGGATGCTGATCAGCGGCTGCGATTGCGAACGGTTACGGTCATACATACCGATGCGCAGTGGGTTTATGCTCGCGACGGGCTGCAGGAGGGGGATCGGTTAATTGTGTCGCCGGTCCAGGTGCCAATTGATGGCATGCGTGTCAGCCCGGAGGCAGCACAATGA